One Xylanibacillus composti genomic region harbors:
- the pyrE gene encoding orotate phosphoribosyltransferase translates to MTELSALSSSIARSLLDIGAVHLRPNEPFTWTSGIQSPIYCDNRLTLSYPEVRSAVADGFCQVIRDHYPDAEVIAGTATAGIPHAAWVADKLGLPMIYIRDKAKGHGRQNQIEGLLKPGQKTIVIEDLISTGGSSIKAAEAAREAGANVLAVVAIFTYQFAKAERGFADAGIPLHTLSNYTVLCQEALASGKIQSEDLDMLSRWREETGK, encoded by the coding sequence ATGACAGAACTTTCTGCTTTGTCGTCTTCCATTGCCCGTTCTTTATTGGATATCGGGGCTGTTCATCTTCGTCCGAACGAACCGTTCACCTGGACATCGGGAATCCAATCGCCCATCTACTGCGACAATCGTCTGACGCTTTCTTATCCGGAAGTGCGCAGCGCTGTCGCAGACGGCTTCTGTCAGGTTATCCGCGATCATTACCCGGATGCGGAAGTCATTGCGGGGACAGCTACGGCCGGCATTCCGCATGCCGCGTGGGTGGCCGACAAGCTCGGGCTGCCCATGATCTATATTCGCGACAAAGCGAAGGGACACGGTCGGCAAAATCAGATCGAGGGCTTGCTGAAGCCGGGACAGAAGACTATCGTGATTGAGGATCTGATCTCAACAGGGGGCAGCTCAATCAAAGCGGCTGAAGCGGCACGGGAAGCCGGCGCCAATGTGCTCGCAGTCGTGGCGATCTTTACGTATCAGTTTGCGAAGGCGGAACGAGGATTCGCGGATGCAGGCATTCCTCTTCACACGCTAAGCAATTATACGGTGTTATGTCAGGAGGCGCTCGCATCGGGGAAGATTCAATCGGAGGATCTGGACATGCTGAGCCGCTGGCGCGAGGAAACAGGAAAGTAA
- the pyrF gene encoding orotidine-5'-phosphate decarboxylase has translation MTDTSRTPRGLAGAGTENDAASRIMVALDYGSASEAEALLSALKGIPCYMKVGMQLYFAEGPSFVERLKRDGYRVFVDLKMHDIPNTVKGGARSLAVVGADMINVHAAGGKKMMEAALEGAASANSAGHERPLVIAVTQLTSTDAVTMNEEIGIPGSVEDAVIRYARLAKEAGLDGVVSSPWEAAKVKEACGASFVTVTPGIRPAGTSVDDQARIMTPAQALGGGSDYMVIGRPITAQPDPRAAMAQILKELNHL, from the coding sequence ATGACGGATACTAGCCGAACACCTCGGGGCCTAGCAGGCGCCGGGACGGAAAACGATGCCGCAAGCCGCATCATGGTAGCGCTCGACTACGGAAGCGCATCGGAAGCGGAAGCCCTGCTTTCCGCCCTGAAGGGCATTCCCTGCTACATGAAGGTGGGCATGCAGCTGTACTTTGCCGAAGGCCCTTCCTTCGTAGAACGGTTGAAGCGGGACGGGTATCGGGTTTTTGTCGATCTGAAGATGCACGATATCCCCAATACGGTCAAAGGCGGTGCCAGGAGCCTCGCTGTCGTCGGAGCGGACATGATCAACGTGCATGCCGCCGGAGGGAAGAAAATGATGGAAGCGGCGCTGGAAGGGGCTGCTTCGGCGAATTCCGCAGGCCATGAGCGGCCGCTGGTCATTGCCGTCACCCAGTTGACGAGCACGGATGCCGTTACAATGAACGAAGAGATCGGCATTCCCGGCTCGGTAGAGGATGCCGTTATCCGCTACGCGAGATTGGCGAAGGAAGCGGGCCTGGACGGCGTCGTTTCGTCCCCATGGGAGGCGGCAAAGGTCAAGGAGGCCTGCGGGGCTTCCTTCGTTACGGTGACTCCGGGCATTCGCCCGGCAGGAACCAGCGTGGATGATCAGGCGCGCATCATGACCCCTGCCCAAGCGCTCGGCGGCGGCTCAGACTACATGGTTATCGGTCGGCCGATTACGGCCCAGCCGGACCCGCGGGCCGCGATGGCACAAATATTGAAGGAGTTGAACCATTTATGA